One Rosa chinensis cultivar Old Blush chromosome 5, RchiOBHm-V2, whole genome shotgun sequence genomic region harbors:
- the LOC112163725 gene encoding uncharacterized protein LOC112163725 yields the protein MADALVARCLYSGKGYMIPLNQCMSYSELHEDIFRTFQFFPSDIIELQYSVPVLKIGGGLLRTCLVDSGSEVIDEDDYLGDAFRTEVHKTYLSDEWSSYIHHVGDKFHGAADLREKLRKYAIAVGFEFVFLRNDLDRIDAVCANVGTEGCDWNLRAFSSSANGCLYITELNNIHTCKGVVRTQKHKLLGSKVVKTCIAADVSFNLSLKPREIMSKFKSTYGFDISYKVALKAKHRAKEEIYGSDADTFSKLSWYKEAVLQSNPGSSFVLEVEPSTNHF from the exons ATGGCTGATGCTCTGGTTGCTAGGTGCCTTTACTCTGGCAAAGGTTATATGATTCCTTTGAATCAATGCATGAGCTACTCTGAGTTGCATGAAGACATTTTCCGTACATTCCAGTTTTTCCCAAGTGATATTATTGAGCTTCAGTATTCAGTTCCAG TTTTAAAGATTGGGGGAGGTCTTTTGAGAACTTGTTTGGTGGATAGTGGTTCGGAAGTtattgatgaagatgattaTTTGGGTGATGCATTCAGGACTGAAGTTCACAAGACGTATTTGTCTGATGAGTGGAGTTCTTATATTCATCATGTTGGGGATAAGTTTCATGGTGCTGCTGATCTCCGTGAGAAGCTCAGGAAGTATGCAATTGCAGTTGGTTTCGAGTTTGTATTCCTGAGAAATGATTTGGACCGTATTGATGCAGTCTGTGCAAATGTTGGAACTGAAGGTTGTGATTGGAATCTTCGTGCTTTTTCATCATCTGCCAATGGTTGCCTTTATATAACAGAGTTGAATAATATTCACACTTGCAAGGGTGTAGTTAGGACTCAAAAGCACAAGCTTTTGGGATCCAAGGTTGTCAAGACTTGCATTGCTGCTGATGTTAGCTTTAATCTTTCATTGAAGCCAAGGGAGATTATGAGCAAGTTCAAATCAACATATGGGTTTGATATTTCCTACAAGGTTgccttgaaagcaaagcatcGGGCCAAGGAAGAGATTTATGGTTCCGATGCAGACACGTTCAGCAAGTTATCTTGGTATAAGGAAGCTGTTTTGCAGAGTAACCCTGGCTCTTCTTTTGTGTTGGAGGTTGAACCATCTACAAATCATTTTTAG
- the LOC112163726 gene encoding uncharacterized protein LOC112163726, producing MANGIAESFNSWIAIERLMPVYCMLDQTRIKQMEMAGKRREKAERWTTELTPKMEERLKVQMEKSRRFSVHYSSPGVYEVRSDFSYVVNISDHSCSCAKWQINCFPCPHGLAALQADSENVYDYIDRYFHVDMFKKSYSFPICPITNVDMSSSEFASKCILPPLAKRPPGRPRVKRFKSVGEVEKKMIRCGHCGKMGTHNKLSCTEPLVQQ from the coding sequence atggctaATGGGATTGCTGAATCATTTAACTCTTGGATTGCAATTGAGCGTTTGATGCCAGTCTATTGTATGCTGGACCAGacaagaattaaacaaatggaGATGGCGGGTAAAAGGAGGGAAAAGGCAGAACGTTGGACCACAGaactaactcccaaaatggaGGAAAGGTTGAAGGTGCAGATGGAGAAATCTCGTCGTTTCAGTGTCCATTATTCAAGCCCTGGAGTTTATGAGGTTCGATCTGACTTTTCTTATGTGGTCAACATTTCCGATCATTCATGTTCATGTGCTAAATGGCAGATCAATTGTTTTCCTTGTCCTCACGGCCTTGCTGCATTACAAGCTGATTCTGAAAATGtatatgattatattgataGATACTTTCATGTTGATATGTTCAAGAAGAGCTACAGTTTTCCTATCTGTCCGATAACCAATGTTGATATGTCTTCTTCGGAATTTGCTTCTAAATGTATATTACCTCCCCTTGCGAAGAGGCCCCCCgggaggcctagggtgaagcggttcaagtCTGTTGGAGAGGTTGAAAAGAAGATGATTCGTTGTGGTCATTGTGGCAAAATGGGCACTCATAACAAGTTGAGCTGCACTGAACCTCTCGTTCAGCAGTAG
- the LOC112168038 gene encoding uncharacterized protein LOC112168038, which produces MALVGKEKHKEGTHAEKEQQKKTPEVHSIVKNVKTYQRAAKKAREEKWEYDTPEEAKMIKRAAPKKVGIMLQAQGKFHNKIKLKGVKCDKQTWKTLDPAVARYYRDFFNVALKDTTEYWISSDLLRRITKHDLRVIIQEGDIETDVISVYIDLLKSDAEKNNAQVRFLAVDAGVSSLNQMQ; this is translated from the exons ATGGCATTAGttggaaaggaaaaacataAGGAAGGGACCCATGCCGAAAAGGAACAACAGAAGAAAACTCCAGAGGTACATTCTATAGTGAAGAACGTGAAGACATACCAGAGGGCTGCCAAGAAGGCTAGAGAGGAGAAGTGGGAGTACGATACTCCGGAAGAGGCAAAAATGATAAAACGAGCTGCACCTAAGAAAGTAGGAATCATGCTGCAAGCccagggaaaatttcacaacaagatTAAGCTTAAGGGGGTCAAATGCGATAAACAAACATGGAAAACACTGGACCCAGCAGTGGCAAGGTATTATCGAGACTTCTTCAACGTTGCTTTGAAAGACAC GACCGAGTACTGGATCAGCAGTGATCTTCTACGCCGGATCACCAAGCACGACTTAAGAGTAATAATCCAAGAGGGGGACATCGAAACTGAC GTGATCAGCGTTTATATTGACTTGCTGAAGTCTGATGCAGAAAAGAATAATGCGCAAGTGAGATTCCTCGCAGTAGACGCAGGGGTAAGTAGCCTAAACCAAATGCAATGA